The genomic interval CACTTCGGCTTCCACGCCACCCCGCGGACTTTCCGATTGCTCCTCCTGGGGTCGTCCCAGGAATTTGAGTGACAGGTAACGGAAGATATAGTCCATGATGGACTTGGCAATCGGAATCTGGGGATTGTTTGTAAAGCCGGCCGGTTCGAAGCGCATGTGGCTGAACTTGTTACACAGATCTTCCAACGGCACGCCGTACTGGAGCGCGATCGAAATGGCCGTCGCAAAGGCATCCATCAACCCCGAAATGGTCGATCCCTGCTTGGCCATGGTGATAAAGATCTCGCCCGGCATGCCGGTATCCGGGTAGAGGCCGATGTGCAGATACCCCTCGTGGCCAGCCACCGAGAACTTGTGCGTGATTGACGGCCGTTCGTCGGGCAGTCGCTTACGCACCGGCTTGTACACAACCTTTTCGACCACCTTTTCGATCACCTGGGGCTCGCCGGTCGCCATGCCATCGCCACTCGAATCAGCCTTCCGGTCTTCCTTGCGCGTCGAAAGCGGCTGGCTCCGCTTGGAGTTTTCCCGGTAGATGGCCAGCGCCTTCAGTCCCAGTTTCCAGCCCTGCAGGTAAGCATCCATGATCTCCTCGACCGTCACATGCTCGGGCATGTTGACCGTCTTAGAGATCGCCCCACTGATGAAGGGCTGGCAGGCCGCCATCATCTTGATATGGCCCATGTAGTGAATGAACCGCTGTCCCTTGTAGGGCTTAAAGGCACAGTCGAACACCGGCAGATGCGCTTCCTTCAGATGCGGGGCCCCTTCAATCGTGTCATTTTCTTCAATGTAGGCGAGGATCTCTTTAATCTGTTCTTCGCTATAGCCCAGGCGGCGCAGGGCAATGGGCACCGTGTGGTTGACGATCTTAAACATGCCATCGCCCTTGCCTGCCAGCAGCTTGTACTTCACCAGCGCAATGTCCGGCTCAATGCCCGTAGTATCGCAATCCATCATAAAGCTGATGGTCCCCGTGGGCGCGAGTACCGTCGCCTGCGCGTTGCGGTAGCCGTAGCGTTCACCCAGCGTGACCATGCGCGCCATGCTCTCACGGGCAGCCTCCTTCAGGTAGGCCGGGCAGCTCGGATGAATATCCTCGACGGCCGCCTGGTGCAGGCGCATCACTTCCAGCATGGGCTCCCGGTTTTTCTCGAAGCCCGGGAACGGCCCGATACGCTCAATGGCCGCGATCTCTGCGCTCCGGGCATAGGCCTCTGCATGCATGATGGCCGTAATGGCACCGGCTACCGCCCGCCCCTCATCGCTGTCGTAAGGCAGACCCATCGCCATCAGCATTGCCCCCAGGTTGGCGAAGCCCAGCCCCAGCGGCCGGTAGTCGTGGCTGTTTTGCGCGATCTTTTCCGAGGGATAGCCGGCATTGTCGACCAGGATTTCCATGGCCGTGATGAAAATCCGGACGGCCGCCCGGAAGCGCTCGACGTCAAACGACCCATCCTCCCGCTGGAACTTGCGCAGGTTCAGCGAGGCCAGGTTGCACGCCGAGTTGTCGAGAAACATGTACTCGGAGCAGTTGTGGACGGCGATCCCGTTCGCCACGAAGTGATCCGTAACCGGCTCCGTCAGATCGTAGACTGGTTCTTCGCCCAGAAGCTCAAGCGAGACAACCTGATCAACCAGCGTATCTTCGTAGGCCGAGACCGTAGCGTTCAGCGCGCGCAATGCTGCTGCCTTTGGACTCTCCGGAAGGAACCCGATTTCGCGCTCAAAGCGCACCCGACTCGACCGACTGATACGCAGACTATACATGGGCTGCACGCGATACTCCTGCACCCCCCCTTTACCGTCCGGCAGCAGCGCGCGATCGGCCAACCGCCGATTTTCATACAATTTGCTCTTGATGCCAAACCCCAGCAGCAACAGCTGAACCTGCTTCAGTAATTCCTGAGAACTCGAATCCAGACTGATGTACTGGCTCTTTCTGCCGTAGTTGGCTACCGTACCATCAGCGGTGAACAGGCCGCGCAGCAGCGCAGCAACACTCTGTCGATCCAGCTGGAAAACCTCGTCAGTGAACCGTTTAGCCGCGGCCCCTTTGTCCAGTACAGCAAACTGCTTCAACACTGCCTGCACTGTCCGGGCACCGGTAGCAACGGCGACACTGGTAGGCCGCTCGGCGACCTGCACGCCTTTACGATGCGTCTGCCGGTCAAACTGATTGACCATCCGGGCCATTTTTTCGGCCACAGCCCTTTCCCGTCGATCCAGCGTCAGGATGGCCACTTCATGCGAAAGGCATCCGTCCCCCACCATCAGCCCGATATATTCGGCCACCTCCGGATCCAGATGCTTCCGGCCAAACCGCGGTGGCACTAGGCGCACGACGTCGTCACGGGTTAACTCAGCGGCCGGCACGTCGCCCCGGTTCTCTGTCCACACCCGATGATCGGCCGTCAGCTTCACCTCGTAGCCACACCGGGTGCGCAGCCGGTAGACCGGCTTGATACCCGTTTCGATCACCCGGGTGGTGCGGTGCAGGCGGCCGTCCAGCCCCACCACGCGTGGCGTTTCCCCTACCAGACTGTCGATGCGGCGTAGCCCGTCCTCGGTAGCCACCAGCGTATCGCCTGTCACACACGGATTACTCGAGTTGATCGGGCCGCTGCGCTTGCAGGTGTGCCACTTTTGAATGGTATCCTCGTATTGCAGCCCCGGGTCGCCACAGATCCACGTGCCTTCGGCCACCTTGTAAAGCAGCTCGTAGGCATCGATTTCATCGATCACCTCCCCGGTCGTTACGGCCCGAAGCGGGTATTTCTTGCGGGCCAGCACAGCTTCCATGAAGTCGTCCGTGACGCGCACGGACTGATTCACGTTCTGAAAGGCGACCGAATTATAGGCCTCCCCGTTGAAGGATCCGTCGTAGCCCTGCTCAATCAGCGCCCAGGCTTTCTTTTCCTCTTTGGCCTTGGCCGTCACAAACTCCATGACGTCGGGGTGCCAGACCTTCAGCGTCTGCATGATGGCAGCCCGGCGCGTCTTGCCCCCGGACTTGATCGTGGCGCCCGTCGCATCCTGCACCCGCATGAAGGAGACCGGTCCCGAAGGCCGCCCACCACCGGAAAGTTTCTCCTTCGTGGAGCGCAGTTTGGACCAGTCGGCGCCCACGCCCGAGCCAAACTTGAACAGGCGGGCGCTCTCGGCCATGAGCTGCCAGATGTCGTCGATCGAATCCTCTACGGAAATGATAAAACAGGCCGAGGCCTGCGGCCGCTCGTACGGATCGACGGGCACCACCCGCTGCTTTTCAAAATCCCAGCCGTAAATGGTCTTGCCCCCCGTATCGCGCACCCCGTACTGATGATACAGCCCCACATTGAACCAGACCGGCGAATTGAAGGCCCCGTACTGGTGCAGGCAAAGCCAGGTCAGCTCATCGTAGAAGCGTTCGGCATCTTCGGGCGTTGCGAAATACCCCTGCGCCTTGCCCCAGTCGGTGATAGTGCGGGTCACCCGGTGAATGAGTTGCTTCAGGCTATACTCGCGCTTGCCCTGCCGGGGATCCCCATTGCCAGCTGCCAGATCGCCATAGAAGTACTTGGACGCAACCACGTTCGTGGCAAGCTGGCTCCACGTGGAGGGGAACTCCACGTCTTTCTGTTCAAAAACCGCTTCGCCTTTGCTGTTGTAAATGGCAGCCGTCCGGCGTTCCCAGGTGACCGTGTCAAACGGATGCACGCCTTCCTGCGAAAACACACGCGTGATGCGTAGACCACGACGGAGCACCTGTGCGTCTGCCGATGACTTGCGGGAGGACTTTGCCATAGCGGTCTCTACAGTGGATATATCTAACGCTTGATGAAGAACACCGCACCTTTAGAGCAATAACAGCATATACCCTGCCACTCACCAGCACAGATGCGGTTCTTTAATAAAGAACGCCAAGGCCCGTTTTGCAAGGACGAGTTAATCACAACTTTTCCACATCAGCCCAAGCGACTGAGGACATAACAGCCATTAGATGATCTAATAGCCGTTATGCACCAAAACCTTCTAAAGCTGTGAAGAAACAAGCGGAAAGGTTAGTAAAAGGAAAAGCTATGCCGCATAACGGCAATCAAATGAAAAAACCCTGACACCCACCCGCGTGTCAGGGACACCGCTGCGTATGACCGCAGGGCGCTCAAAACGCTTCCTCGTCGTCAAAATCGTCTTCAAAGTCAAAATCTTCCTCGTCGAAATCTTCAAAGTCGTCAAAATCCTCCTCTTCAAAATCATCCTCAAAGTCGTCGAAGTCCTCCTCAAAATCTTCTTCCTCAAAGTCCTCAAAGTCTTCCTCGTCGAAATCTTCTTCTTCAAACTCATCAAAGTCCTCTTCGTACGCCCAGGGAGACTGCAACGGCAGCCGATCCGGCGCAAATGCAGCGCTACGCATGGTCGGAAAAGACGATCGTTTTGGTGGAAAGTGTTTCGGCCGACGTATCCGGCCACTTTCCAAAAATACGCAACACCTGCATGAAAGCAAGCCCTCTGGATGATCCGACATTATGAAAATTCGTACTGTCGCTTTCATTGAACCGAATCGGTCTGAGCGAGTACATGCTTCTTTGCAGTAGCCTATGAACAAACAGGATGGACGATGTACGACACGGACCGTAGTGCGTATCCGCACCCTGACGAATTCAAAGTGAAACGGCCGGAATACACGCAGTTGGAAGACGGATACTATCGGGCTACCATAGAGATCGCACCCTTTAAAGTCATAGGAGAAAGTCGGACCAAGGCGGGTGCCCGGCGGGTGGCCCTGTACCGGGCCGCTTTGACCTACCGTTCCTATCACCCGTCCTACCGGGTGGAGAATCCCTATCCGGACGAGTTTGTCGATCAGGAAGGCACACGCTGGCGCCGGCTTCCTCCCTCACAGCGTGAACTGGGCGATTATGCCTTTGTCGGACCCGATGGCGACGAAGATTACGCTACCATCGAACAGATGCTGATGTGGGATATCCGGCCGGTCTCTACCCTGAAAGTTGAAGAAGCCTCCTGAATCCTGACGTGCGGGGCGCTCCATGGCCGAGCGCCCTTTTTTATGCAGCGCGGCCAGCATACGTATGATCACGTAAATCTTTTTTTACTTAACTTCAATCATTCCCTCTGGATACCTTCTGGAAACCGCAATGAGGCAGAGGCAGGCGCTGCTTCCTCCTCCCTTTGATCGGCTGGCCGTCCATCCCCAGGGTTTTGTTGGCTGGATCGCTGAGCTGTTGCGCGGACCGCTGGCCTATCAGCACACCTTGCTGGCTGTCTGCCCCAACTCGGAAGCTGTAACACGCGCCGCCCTGGAAGCTGCTCAGGAAGCCAATGCACCTTTGCTTTTTGCGGCCACCTTGAACCAGGTAGATCTCGATGGTGGCTATACGGGCTGGACGCCTGCAGCGCTGGCTCATTTCGTGGCAGCGGTGCAGGCTCGCCAGCGCCTGCGCATTCCAATCGTGCTTGGTCTGGATCATGGCGGTCCCTGGAAAAAGGATGTGCATGCCCGGCGTCGTCTGCCTTTTGAGGCAACCTTTCAGGCCACGCTTCGAGCGATAGAAGCCTGTCTGGATGCAGGTTATGGCTTGCTTCATCTGGACCCAACCGTAGATCTGGAGCTGCCACCTGGCACGCCGGTTCCCATCCCTCGCATTGTCGAACGCACCGTAGCGCTCTTACGGCATGCCGAGACGTACCGGCAACGACACAACCTGTCCCCGGTCGCCTACGAGGTCGGTACGGAAGAAGTGGGCGGCGGCTTACAGGCTGAAGCCCGCATGGCTGAATTTCTGGATCGTCTCTGGACTGTGCTGGATCGCGAAGGATTACCTCATCCGGTATTCGTGGTAGGAGATATTGGCACCCGGCTCGATACCCGTACGTTCGACTTTGAACGAGCGCGTCGTCTGGACACGCTGGTGCGTCGCCATGGAGCGCTTATCAAGGGCCACTATACCGACGACGTGGAACGGCTGGACCTGTATCCACCAGCAGGTATCGGCGGGGCCAATGTGGGGCCTGGACTGACCGCCGTCGAGTTTGAAGCCCTGGAAGCGCTGGTGGCCGAAGCGCGTCGTCGCAAACTCCCGGTCACGTTTGACCAGGCCCTCCGCCAGGCGGTCGTCGAGAGTGGACGCTGGAAGAAATGGCTCCTCCCTGAAGAGAAAGGGCAACCGTTCGATACCCTGAAGCCTGAACGGCAGCGCTGGCTGGTGGCTACCGGCAGCCGCTACGTATGGACGCATCCAGCCGTTCTACAGGCACGGCGCGAACTATACCAGACACTCTCGCCCTGGTGCGACGCCGAAGCCTTTGTTCACGCTCGCCTCAAAGCGCGGCTGTTGGGCTACTTTCGCGCTTTCAACCTGATCGATTTCAACAACCGTCTGCAGGATTTCTTGCCCGACTGACCGGCTTTATACCGGTTCGTCGGCTGTTGCCAGGGCCTCCTCTTTGACCCGGTGCAGGTAGGCCCATGCCTCCTCCCGATCGGCCGGGAGTTCCCCTTTAAAGATTACCTCCTTGATCGCTCCCAGCGCTCGTCGCTCTGGTCCCCGAAGCGAGGCAGCCATTGCTTCAAACAGCGCCGCACGTCGCAAGGCTTCGTCTTTGATCTGCATCATGTACTGAAAAGCCGCATCGTGCTCGTTGGGAATCCGCCCTTCCAGAATGGCTTCTTTAATCGCCTCCTTGATGATGCCCACGGCTACCCCCTCCTCAAGGCCCAGCGTCCGCATGATTTCCTCTCCATCAACAGGGGGCTGGAAGTTGCGAATACGATCTTTTTCTTCCACCTCGGCCATGCGGGCCTCCAGCCGATCGAATGCTTCCAGGTAGCGACGCACGCGCCGGGGATTTTTGGAAGTGATGTCGGCCCGCACCAGTAGCATCAGATCTTCCAGCTCGTTACCGGCTTCAAAGAGCAACCGCCGAATGGCCGAATCAGTTACCTGCTCATCGACCAGGGCAACAGGACGATGATGCAGCCGAACCAGTTTTTGCACGTAGGCCATGCGCTCATCCATGGGCAGCTTAAGCCGGCGGAAAATCCGGGGGACCATACGCGCGCCCAGCTCCTCGTGCCCGTGGAAGGTCCAGCCCGTTCCCTGCACAAAGCGTTTGGTGGCCGGCTTGGCAATATCGTGCAGCAGGGCGGCCCAGCGGAGCCAGATAGCGTCGTCCTCGCAGGAGCGGCTGGCCGTCATACGGGCCACGTTGTCCACCACCTGAAGCGTGTGGTAAAAGTTGTCTTTGTGGCGGTGCCCCTCAATGGTTTCGACCCCTTTGAGTGCCACCAGCTCAGGAAAAATGTGCGCCAGAATGCCGGTAGACTCCAGGATTTTAAAGCCAATGGATGGCTGTGGCGCGCACAGAATCTTCTGCAATTCGTCGGTGATCCGCTCCTGACTGAGAATTTCGACACGATGGGCCTTTGCGCGCATAGCCGCGAATGTGTCAGGCTCCACGCGAAAGTTCAGTTGCGCGGCAAACCGGGCGGCCCGGATCATGCGCAGGGGATCATCTTCAAAGGTCTGACGCGGATCGAGTGGTGTGCGCAGCAGTCGCCGTAGGAGGTCGCGTCGCCCCTGAAAAGGGTCGATCAGGGTGCCCCAGCGCATGGGCCACAGGTCGAGCGCCATGGCGTTGATGGTGAAGTCGCGACGGCGCAGGTCATCGTCGAGCGTTCCATCTTCGACGATGGGTTTACGAGAGTTTTTGCGATAGCTTTCTCGGCGAGCCGCTACGAACTCCAGTACAAAGACGCCTGTACGATCCGGCGTAGGCACCCGAATGGCGGCTGTGCCAAAGTTTTCGTAGACGTGCACGGTGCGTCCACCCAGGGCCCGGGCCGCCAGCCGGGCCAGTCGGATGCCCGTTCCCGCGCCCACGGTCACAAAGTCGATGTCAGTCGTTGGCCGATCCAGAAACAGATCGCGCACAACGCCGCCTACAGCATAGACCGGAATGTCGTGCTGCTGCCCCAGCTCGCCGATGCATCGCAGCAGCGGCGCGAACGGGCGGGCTTCCAGACGTTCCTGGATGCGCAAAGGTAAAAGCCGGGTTGTCACCGCGATTACTGGCTGGTTCCGGGGGGAAATACTTAACGCAGGCGACTCATCAAACGTTCGACGATATGAAGTACCTGAATCGTCTCCAGCAACGACACTGGCGCGGGCTGACGGGCCTCCAGCGCCTTCAGAAAGGCAGCCACCTCTGCTTGCTGTAGCCGGTTATGGGTAGCCTCTAACCGGATCTGACGGTGCCAGCCGGTACGGGCCAGATATAGCTCGGGGGTTGTACCTTCACCGTCCCGCCACATCAGTACCTGCGCATACGTACCACTGTGAAAACGAAGGCCAAAGGCGACGGCCTCGAGCCAGGTAGGCCCTCCTCGGACGGCTTCTCCCTCGATACGAAGCACACTGCTGGAATGAGCCAGGGCACAACACAGATCAATCGCCTCGGCCAATCGGGCATGCCAGGGCACTACGCCCTGACCACCTACCTGCTGTCGATAGACCAGCAGAACCGGCGGCATTTTTTGCTGGAGGCCTTGAAGGACCGGATGAAAGCGAAGCGGCCGGCTGACACCCACTTCCACACGCGCCTCTTCAGCCAGGCGGTTCAGCCGCTCCAGATCCTGCAGTGCCGGTGCCGGCGGCCAGGCTACGAAACAGTGTACGCCCTGGCGCAGTGCGATCTCCGTCACGCGAAAGCGCTCAGCCGGCGGCGTCGCAATGAACACCACGTCCAGCGCCTGTAGCCAGGCTGCCAGTTGCGTGTCGGACACCTCCAGCGTACTTTTCGTAAATCGGAGAAAGGAACGGTCCGGGCGCAGCGTGCGCAAGGTGGCCGCCAGGCCACGCGCTTCTCGACCTCCGCCGATCAGGCCAATCTGAAAAGGCTGCTCAGTAGCCTGCGGCGTGTCCATCCTTGCGCATCTCCGAAGCTCCGTGATAGACGCCCAGCGTATCGCGCAGGATGGCCTGATAGCCCCCGAAAGCTCCGCGTGTAAATCGAACGCGATGGCCACGGCGTTCCAGCTCACGCACCACAGCCGGATCAAAGCCACTCTCGAGCAGCAGCATCCCACGGCCTTCGTTCGTCCCCAGGGGTGTGCGTCCGCCAATATGCCGCCAGCGAGCCGCATCGCCCGCTTCCTGCACGTTCATGCCAAAGTCGATCAGATTCGTCAGGATCTGCACATGCCCCTGGGGTTGCATATCACCTCCCATTACGCCAAAGCTCAGCCAGGGCCGGCCATCCTTCATTACAAAACCCGGGATAATGGTATGGAAAGGCCGTTTAGCAGGTGCATAAGCATTGGGGTGGTCGGGCACCAGAGCAAAGAGGGCACCCCGATTTTGCAGCATAAAGCCCAGACCGTCGGGGACCAGACCGCTTCCCATGCCGATGTAGTTACTCTGGATAAGCGATACCATCATCCCCGATGCGTCGGCCACCGTCAGATAGATGGTATCCCCATCCGGCAAGGGTTCTTCCAGTCCGGGTCCCACTTCAGCCCGCACCGTATCCATGCGAATCAGACGACGCCGTTCGGCGGCATAGGCTTTGGAAAGCAGCCGCTCAAGCGGCACCTGGTAAAAGTCCGGATCGGCATAAAAACGAGCGCGATCCTCGAAAGCCAGCCGTTTGGCCTCGGCCATGACATGCAGATAGTCAGCGCTCCCCCAGCCCATGGCCCTGAGATCGAACCCTTCCAGGATATTGAGCATCTGCAATACGGCGATCCCCTGGCCATTAGGAGGCAGCTCGTAAACTTCGTAGCCGCGATAGTTGACCGAGACGGGTTCGACCCATTCGCTTCGATGAGCGCTCAGGTCCTCCTTACGCAGGTAGCCGCCAATACGGCGCATGTAGGCATCAATCGTCTCAGCGATCGCCCCCTGGTAAAAGGCCTCCCGGCCCTGCTCGGCCAGCAACTCGTAGGTACGGGCCAGATCCGGATTGCGAAAGATGGTTCCCTCACGAGGCGCCTGACCGCCGGGGAAGAAGGTTTGTAATGCATTGTCAAATTCGGGAATCAGGTGACGGTTCTCCTGAAATCGCTCCAGATTCTGCGCCCAGTAGTAGGCAATC from Rhodothermus sp. carries:
- a CDS encoding class II D-tagatose-bisphosphate aldolase, non-catalytic subunit, producing MRQRQALLPPPFDRLAVHPQGFVGWIAELLRGPLAYQHTLLAVCPNSEAVTRAALEAAQEANAPLLFAATLNQVDLDGGYTGWTPAALAHFVAAVQARQRLRIPIVLGLDHGGPWKKDVHARRRLPFEATFQATLRAIEACLDAGYGLLHLDPTVDLELPPGTPVPIPRIVERTVALLRHAETYRQRHNLSPVAYEVGTEEVGGGLQAEARMAEFLDRLWTVLDREGLPHPVFVVGDIGTRLDTRTFDFERARRLDTLVRRHGALIKGHYTDDVERLDLYPPAGIGGANVGPGLTAVEFEALEALVAEARRRKLPVTFDQALRQAVVESGRWKKWLLPEEKGQPFDTLKPERQRWLVATGSRYVWTHPAVLQARRELYQTLSPWCDAEAFVHARLKARLLGYFRAFNLIDFNNRLQDFLPD
- a CDS encoding HD domain-containing protein gives rise to the protein MTTRLLPLRIQERLEARPFAPLLRCIGELGQQHDIPVYAVGGVVRDLFLDRPTTDIDFVTVGAGTGIRLARLAARALGGRTVHVYENFGTAAIRVPTPDRTGVFVLEFVAARRESYRKNSRKPIVEDGTLDDDLRRRDFTINAMALDLWPMRWGTLIDPFQGRRDLLRRLLRTPLDPRQTFEDDPLRMIRAARFAAQLNFRVEPDTFAAMRAKAHRVEILSQERITDELQKILCAPQPSIGFKILESTGILAHIFPELVALKGVETIEGHRHKDNFYHTLQVVDNVARMTASRSCEDDAIWLRWAALLHDIAKPATKRFVQGTGWTFHGHEELGARMVPRIFRRLKLPMDERMAYVQKLVRLHHRPVALVDEQVTDSAIRRLLFEAGNELEDLMLLVRADITSKNPRRVRRYLEAFDRLEARMAEVEEKDRIRNFQPPVDGEEIMRTLGLEEGVAVGIIKEAIKEAILEGRIPNEHDAAFQYMMQIKDEALRRAALFEAMAASLRGPERRALGAIKEVIFKGELPADREEAWAYLHRVKEEALATADEPV
- a CDS encoding LAGLIDADG family homing endonuclease; translated protein: MAKSSRKSSADAQVLRRGLRITRVFSQEGVHPFDTVTWERRTAAIYNSKGEAVFEQKDVEFPSTWSQLATNVVASKYFYGDLAAGNGDPRQGKREYSLKQLIHRVTRTITDWGKAQGYFATPEDAERFYDELTWLCLHQYGAFNSPVWFNVGLYHQYGVRDTGGKTIYGWDFEKQRVVPVDPYERPQASACFIISVEDSIDDIWQLMAESARLFKFGSGVGADWSKLRSTKEKLSGGGRPSGPVSFMRVQDATGATIKSGGKTRRAAIMQTLKVWHPDVMEFVTAKAKEEKKAWALIEQGYDGSFNGEAYNSVAFQNVNQSVRVTDDFMEAVLARKKYPLRAVTTGEVIDEIDAYELLYKVAEGTWICGDPGLQYEDTIQKWHTCKRSGPINSSNPCVTGDTLVATEDGLRRIDSLVGETPRVVGLDGRLHRTTRVIETGIKPVYRLRTRCGYEVKLTADHRVWTENRGDVPAAELTRDDVVRLVPPRFGRKHLDPEVAEYIGLMVGDGCLSHEVAILTLDRRERAVAEKMARMVNQFDRQTHRKGVQVAERPTSVAVATGARTVQAVLKQFAVLDKGAAAKRFTDEVFQLDRQSVAALLRGLFTADGTVANYGRKSQYISLDSSSQELLKQVQLLLLGFGIKSKLYENRRLADRALLPDGKGGVQEYRVQPMYSLRISRSSRVRFEREIGFLPESPKAAALRALNATVSAYEDTLVDQVVSLELLGEEPVYDLTEPVTDHFVANGIAVHNCSEYMFLDNSACNLASLNLRKFQREDGSFDVERFRAAVRIFITAMEILVDNAGYPSEKIAQNSHDYRPLGLGFANLGAMLMAMGLPYDSDEGRAVAGAITAIMHAEAYARSAEIAAIERIGPFPGFEKNREPMLEVMRLHQAAVEDIHPSCPAYLKEAARESMARMVTLGERYGYRNAQATVLAPTGTISFMMDCDTTGIEPDIALVKYKLLAGKGDGMFKIVNHTVPIALRRLGYSEEQIKEILAYIEENDTIEGAPHLKEAHLPVFDCAFKPYKGQRFIHYMGHIKMMAACQPFISGAISKTVNMPEHVTVEEIMDAYLQGWKLGLKALAIYRENSKRSQPLSTRKEDRKADSSGDGMATGEPQVIEKVVEKVVYKPVRKRLPDERPSITHKFSVAGHEGYLHIGLYPDTGMPGEIFITMAKQGSTISGLMDAFATAISIALQYGVPLEDLCNKFSHMRFEPAGFTNNPQIPIAKSIMDYIFRYLSLKFLGRPQEEQSESPRGGVEAEVKQKGPARDEQQLELGFDVQPTGKVTPLVGQTIETFLQTQQKSKTPASEATSIAATSFPNQEDAPACSNCGSITVRSGACYVCPNCGSSSGCG
- the ggt gene encoding gamma-glutamyltransferase, with the translated sequence MIRYVLLQTCLLAFCMWIPQTHAQDQVFGHGGGDRIIGAPFATRSPVLARHGMAATSHPLATQVALDILKKGGSAVDAAIAANAVLGLMEPTGCGIGGDLFALVWDPATQQLYGLNASGRSPQGLSFEVMVAEAKRLQPPEPGAPPTIPRWGVLPVTVPGAVDGWFALHARFGRLPMGEVLAPAIRYAREGFPISQVIAYYWAQNLERFQENRHLIPEFDNALQTFFPGGQAPREGTIFRNPDLARTYELLAEQGREAFYQGAIAETIDAYMRRIGGYLRKEDLSAHRSEWVEPVSVNYRGYEVYELPPNGQGIAVLQMLNILEGFDLRAMGWGSADYLHVMAEAKRLAFEDRARFYADPDFYQVPLERLLSKAYAAERRRLIRMDTVRAEVGPGLEEPLPDGDTIYLTVADASGMMVSLIQSNYIGMGSGLVPDGLGFMLQNRGALFALVPDHPNAYAPAKRPFHTIIPGFVMKDGRPWLSFGVMGGDMQPQGHVQILTNLIDFGMNVQEAGDAARWRHIGGRTPLGTNEGRGMLLLESGFDPAVVRELERRGHRVRFTRGAFGGYQAILRDTLGVYHGASEMRKDGHAAGY
- a CDS encoding Gfo/Idh/MocA family oxidoreductase, with translation MDTPQATEQPFQIGLIGGGREARGLAATLRTLRPDRSFLRFTKSTLEVSDTQLAAWLQALDVVFIATPPAERFRVTEIALRQGVHCFVAWPPAPALQDLERLNRLAEEARVEVGVSRPLRFHPVLQGLQQKMPPVLLVYRQQVGGQGVVPWHARLAEAIDLCCALAHSSSVLRIEGEAVRGGPTWLEAVAFGLRFHSGTYAQVLMWRDGEGTTPELYLARTGWHRQIRLEATHNRLQQAEVAAFLKALEARQPAPVSLLETIQVLHIVERLMSRLR